One genomic window of Methanomassiliicoccales archaeon includes the following:
- the ftsZ gene encoding cell division protein FtsZ, whose amino-acid sequence MKSIIDRALEAHEESVDEEGIEQPGLPMESDEELRKLVESLQVSITIMGCGGGGSNTIRRINEAGIIGATLVAANSDAKHLLSIQAPNKILLGRTITRGLGAGAQPDVGRRATDEARTDIMRFIQNQDIVFITAGMGGGTGTGSAPYVAELSKRTSRLVMGIVTLPFRAEGKLRRENALRGLDLMKEFCDTTIVVENDKLLELVPKLPIEAAFRVADEVLMQSIKGITEIITKPALVNVDFNDMMTIMENGGVAMIGIGESDSSNGRVEEAVSEAMSSPLLGDIDVKSAKGALIRVVGGPDMTVSEAEKAARLIGDQINPMSRIIWGCAVEPEVEGTIKVLVVITGVKSPQFIEKGTIL is encoded by the coding sequence ATGAAATCCATCATTGACAGGGCATTGGAGGCTCACGAGGAATCTGTGGACGAAGAGGGAATTGAGCAACCTGGCCTTCCTATGGAGTCAGACGAAGAGCTAAGGAAGCTGGTAGAGTCTCTTCAGGTGAGCATAACAATCATGGGTTGCGGAGGTGGCGGTTCAAACACCATCCGCAGGATCAACGAAGCGGGAATAATAGGCGCCACGCTAGTAGCTGCAAACAGTGATGCCAAGCACCTACTTTCCATTCAGGCACCGAACAAGATACTTCTAGGCAGGACGATCACAAGAGGGCTTGGAGCAGGGGCGCAGCCGGACGTAGGTAGAAGAGCCACTGACGAGGCCAGAACTGACATCATGAGATTCATCCAGAACCAGGACATCGTGTTCATCACCGCGGGAATGGGCGGCGGTACGGGAACTGGCTCCGCTCCCTACGTTGCAGAGCTTTCCAAACGAACCAGCAGGCTTGTGATGGGTATTGTCACTCTCCCTTTCAGGGCTGAGGGGAAACTAAGAAGGGAAAATGCCCTCAGAGGTCTGGACCTCATGAAAGAATTCTGCGATACCACCATTGTTGTGGAGAACGACAAGTTGTTGGAACTGGTGCCGAAGCTCCCAATCGAAGCCGCTTTCAGGGTAGCTGATGAGGTTTTAATGCAGTCCATCAAGGGCATAACCGAGATCATCACCAAGCCCGCACTGGTCAATGTCGACTTCAACGACATGATGACCATCATGGAGAACGGCGGCGTGGCAATGATAGGTATCGGTGAATCAGATTCCAGCAATGGAAGGGTGGAGGAAGCGGTGTCAGAGGCCATGTCTTCACCACTCCTGGGTGACATCGATGTGAAATCAGCGAAAGGCGCGTTGATCCGTGTTGTTGGTGGACCTGATATGACCGTTTCCGAGGCGGAGAAGGCTGCCAGGCTCATAGGAGATCAGATCAACCCGATGTCAAGGATCATCTGGGGATGCGCTGTGGAGCCAGAGGTTGAGGGCACTATCAAGGTGCTGGTGGTCATCACAGGCGTAAAGTCACCCCAGTTCATAGAAAAAGGTACTATCCTTTAA